Proteins encoded within one genomic window of Pristiophorus japonicus isolate sPriJap1 chromosome 11, sPriJap1.hap1, whole genome shotgun sequence:
- the LOC139275619 gene encoding sialic acid-binding Ig-like lectin 12 codes for MSGEWKVVTPREVTAQEGLCAQIPCQYSYPSHLANHPWVGVWFNTEKQIPWAPLAFHSEDHNLGSLRLHHRTGLSGDLNDGDCSLIINSIRQQDAGPFYFRIEFDNSMSHNYYPVIQFHVSDFTDKPTIFPAGIIAGKCVDISCTFSTTCDGTAPAVTWVNAADVHGSVSNSVTQHGVTLTYTSVLTLIPSLKHHGQTLTCRVSYPSVSSERTLTLTVHFTIEYAAIALSGSAFQIITTPVASGYLANHLKSMPYGYQPFCPWEPFLLNYSINIILNTSVKSPFLLCSKENNMQLHQSGNG; via the exons ATGTCAGGAGAGTGGAAAGTGGTCACTCCACGAGAGGTGACAGCACAGGAAGGTCTGTGTGCACAGATTCCATGTCAGTACAGTTATCCGTCGCATCTGGCAAATCATCCGTGGGTTGGAGTCTGGTTCAATACCGAGAAACAGATACCATGGGCTCCCCTAGCCTTTCACTCCGAGGATCACAATCTCGGGTCACTACGGTTACACCATCGGACCGGGCTGTCTGGAGACCTGAACGATGGTGACTGTTCTCTGATTATAAACAGCATCAGACAGCAAGACGCAGGACCTTTTTATTTCAGAATAGAGTTTGACAACAGCATGAGCCATAACTACTATCCTGTCATACAGTTTCATGTTTCTG ATTTCACAGATAAACCCACGATATTCCCGGCAGGAATTATTGCAGGAAAGTGTGTGGACATAAGCTGCACCTTCAGCACCACGTGCGATGGAACAGCACCTGCCGTAACCTGGGTCAATGCTGCTGATGTACATGGGTCAGTCTCAAACAGTGTGACTCAGCATGGCGTCACTCTGACATATACTTCTGTTCTTACCCTGATCCCATCACTCAAACACCACGGACAAACTCTCACCTGCAGAGTCAGCTATCCATCTGTTTCATCGGAGAGGACCCTCACACTGACTGTGCACT ttacgattgaatatgCGGccattgccctttcaggcagtgcgttccagatcataacaactccggTCGCCTCTGGTTATttggccaatcacctgaaatctatgCCCTATGGTTACCAACCGTTCTGCCCTTGGGAACCGTTTCTGCTTAATTACTCTATCAACATAAttctgaacacctctgtcaaatctcctttccttctctgctctaaggagaacaacatgCAGCTTCACCAGTCAGGTAATGGGTAA